The Staphylothermus marinus F1 genome has a segment encoding these proteins:
- a CDS encoding CDC48 family AAA ATPase — MSLSTPSNKSGKIKITLRVLESEPRDVGKGIARVDPAIMERYGIINGDILLVEGRKKTVVRAVEGYEKDRGLGIIRLDKFSRQNAGVKIGDKVIVEKLDENEVQKAITVKLAPTKYYAPIDPGTIGYIKNRLLNRPVLEEDLVVIQILGQTIPFKVILTKPKGPVIIKRNTNIIVLERPMDHAVPRVTYEDIGGMKHIVQRVRELVELPLRHPELFRRLGIEPPKGILLYGPPGTGKTLLAKAVANEAEAYFIAINGPEIISKFYGESEQRLREIFEQAKKNAPAIIFIDEIDAIAPKRDEVMGEVERRVVAQLLALMDGLESRGDVIVIAATNRPNALDPALRRPGRFDREIEVPLPDKQGRLEILQIHTRGMPLANDVDLNKLAEITHGYTGADIAALVKEAALHALRRYMPEIDLESETIPVEVLEKMEVRMEDFLAAYKEIVPSGLREIYVEVPEVSWDDIGGLEDVKQELRRAVEWPMKYPEVFKRLGIKPPRGILLYGPPGTGKTLLAKAVATESGANFIAVRGPEILSKWVGESEKAIREIFRKARLYAPAVIFFDEIDAIAPARGYAFDSRVTERIVSQLLTEMDGINRLDNVVVIAATNRPDILDPALLRPGRFDKLIYVPPPDLNGRIEILKIHTRNMPLADDVDLYEIARLTEGYSGADLEALVREAAMRALKENIEINKVYMRHFLEAMNEVRPSITQDIVKLYEEWGRKARQRLPREYLKPAMYT, encoded by the coding sequence ATGAGCTTGTCGACACCAAGCAATAAATCCGGTAAGATAAAAATTACACTAAGAGTTCTTGAAAGCGAACCAAGAGATGTAGGTAAGGGAATAGCAAGAGTTGATCCAGCGATTATGGAGAGATACGGAATAATAAATGGCGATATTCTACTTGTTGAAGGAAGGAAGAAAACCGTTGTTAGAGCTGTTGAGGGATACGAGAAAGATCGTGGATTAGGCATTATCAGACTAGACAAATTCTCTAGGCAAAACGCAGGTGTAAAGATAGGGGATAAAGTAATAGTTGAGAAATTAGATGAGAACGAAGTCCAGAAAGCAATAACAGTTAAATTAGCCCCCACAAAATACTATGCACCAATAGATCCAGGCACGATTGGGTATATTAAAAATAGACTACTAAACCGTCCCGTATTAGAAGAAGACCTAGTAGTTATTCAAATACTTGGACAAACAATACCCTTCAAAGTAATCTTGACAAAACCTAAGGGACCAGTCATAATAAAGAGGAACACAAACATAATAGTATTAGAGAGACCAATGGATCACGCAGTTCCTAGAGTAACATATGAAGATATTGGAGGCATGAAACACATTGTACAACGAGTAAGAGAACTAGTAGAGCTACCGCTAAGACATCCAGAGCTGTTTAGAAGACTCGGAATAGAACCACCCAAGGGGATCCTATTATATGGTCCTCCAGGTACTGGTAAGACATTATTAGCTAAAGCTGTCGCTAACGAAGCAGAAGCATATTTCATAGCAATCAACGGACCTGAAATAATAAGTAAGTTCTATGGTGAATCAGAGCAGAGGCTTAGAGAAATATTTGAGCAAGCAAAAAAGAATGCTCCAGCAATAATATTCATAGACGAAATAGACGCTATAGCTCCTAAAAGAGACGAAGTCATGGGAGAAGTTGAAAGGAGAGTTGTAGCACAGCTTCTAGCATTAATGGACGGGCTTGAAAGCCGTGGAGACGTAATAGTAATTGCCGCAACAAATAGGCCTAACGCATTAGACCCAGCACTCCGTAGACCTGGAAGATTTGATAGAGAAATAGAGGTTCCACTACCAGATAAGCAGGGAAGACTGGAAATTCTACAAATACATACACGTGGAATGCCTTTAGCAAATGATGTTGACCTAAATAAATTAGCAGAAATAACACATGGATACACGGGAGCAGACATTGCTGCACTAGTCAAAGAAGCAGCTTTACACGCGCTTAGAAGATATATGCCTGAAATAGATTTGGAAAGTGAAACTATACCTGTAGAAGTCCTCGAGAAAATGGAGGTTAGAATGGAGGATTTCCTAGCAGCATATAAGGAAATAGTGCCTAGTGGTCTACGTGAAATATATGTTGAAGTCCCAGAGGTTTCATGGGACGATATTGGTGGGTTAGAAGATGTTAAACAAGAGCTTAGAAGAGCTGTTGAATGGCCTATGAAGTATCCAGAAGTATTTAAGAGACTTGGAATAAAACCTCCCAGAGGAATCCTATTATATGGTCCTCCAGGTACTGGTAAGACATTATTAGCTAAAGCTGTTGCTACTGAGAGTGGTGCAAACTTCATAGCAGTAAGAGGACCAGAAATACTAAGCAAATGGGTAGGAGAATCAGAAAAAGCGATCAGGGAGATCTTTAGAAAAGCGAGACTCTACGCTCCAGCAGTGATTTTCTTCGACGAAATAGACGCTATAGCTCCAGCTAGAGGATATGCTTTCGATTCAAGAGTAACTGAGAGAATAGTTAGCCAGTTATTAACGGAAATGGATGGAATCAATAGATTGGACAACGTAGTAGTTATAGCTGCAACTAATAGACCAGACATACTCGATCCAGCACTGCTTAGACCGGGAAGATTTGATAAGCTAATATACGTGCCTCCACCAGATCTAAATGGTAGAATAGAGATCTTAAAGATTCATACACGTAATATGCCGTTAGCTGATGACGTAGACTTATATGAAATTGCCAGATTAACTGAAGGATATAGTGGTGCTGACTTAGAAGCATTAGTTAGAGAAGCCGCTATGAGAGCATTAAAGGAGAACATAGAGATTAACAAAGTATATATGAGGCATTTCCTAGAAGCAATGAATGAAGTAAGACCCTCGATCACCCAAGACATAGTGAAGCTATACGAGGAATGGGGGAGAAAGGCGAGGCAGAGATTACCAAGAGAATATTTAAAGCCCGCAATGTATACATAA
- the fen gene encoding flap endonuclease-1: MGVNLKDLIPEEAKMTIEDLRMLRGKIVVIDGYNALYQFLTAIRQPDGTPLMDSQGRITSHLSGLFYRTINILENGIKPAYVFDGKPPEIKAKEIEKRRKIREDASKKYEEALRKGDIEAARRYAMMSAKLTDEMVQDAKKLLDAMGIPWIQAPAEGEAQAAYIVSKGDAWASASQDYDSLLFGSPRLIRNLTISGKRKLPRKNVYIEIKPEIIELKKLLEKLGLTREQLIYVAILIGTDYNPDGVKGIGPKKALQLVKAYKTLDKILKIIPKTEFPIEPEKIVEYFLNPPVSTDYKLEWRAPDESKIREILVEEHDFNPERVKNAVERLVKAYREHIKSKQLGLEAWFS, translated from the coding sequence TTGGGTGTTAATCTTAAAGATTTAATCCCCGAAGAAGCAAAGATGACCATAGAAGATCTAAGGATGCTTAGGGGAAAAATCGTTGTTATCGATGGATACAATGCATTATACCAGTTCCTAACAGCTATTAGACAACCAGATGGAACACCTTTAATGGATAGCCAGGGTAGGATAACAAGTCATCTAAGCGGATTATTTTATAGAACAATAAATATTTTAGAAAACGGGATTAAGCCTGCATATGTCTTCGATGGAAAACCACCAGAAATAAAGGCTAAAGAAATAGAGAAGCGTAGAAAAATACGTGAAGATGCCTCTAAAAAGTACGAGGAAGCACTTAGAAAAGGAGATATAGAAGCTGCTCGAAGATACGCTATGATGTCTGCAAAGTTAACTGATGAAATGGTCCAGGATGCTAAGAAATTATTAGATGCAATGGGTATTCCATGGATACAAGCTCCTGCTGAAGGTGAGGCGCAGGCAGCTTATATTGTTAGTAAAGGAGATGCATGGGCTAGTGCTTCACAAGACTATGATAGCTTATTGTTTGGATCACCGAGGCTTATAAGAAACCTTACAATTTCTGGTAAGAGAAAACTGCCTAGGAAAAACGTATACATAGAGATCAAACCAGAAATCATAGAGTTAAAGAAACTATTAGAAAAACTGGGATTAACAAGAGAACAACTAATATATGTAGCTATACTGATCGGTACAGACTATAATCCTGACGGTGTAAAAGGTATAGGTCCTAAAAAAGCTCTTCAACTAGTAAAAGCCTATAAAACACTAGATAAAATACTCAAAATAATACCGAAAACAGAGTTTCCCATAGAACCAGAGAAAATAGTTGAATACTTCTTAAACCCACCGGTATCAACAGATTATAAGCTAGAATGGAGAGCACCGGACGAGTCCAAGATAAGAGAGATTCTCGTAGAAGAACATGATTTCAACCCTGAAAGAGTCAAGAATGCTGTTGAAAGACTAGTTAAAGCTTATCGTGAACATATAAAGAGCAAACAATTGGGATTAGAAGCATGGTTTTCCTAG
- a CDS encoding protein-L-isoaspartate O-methyltransferase, with the protein MRSRFENERRRVIDYLRRIGIIRSDKVYRALLSVPREEFVPPQYREYAYIDEPLPIGFGQTISAIHMVAIMTEELDPEPGNIVLEIGTGSGYQAAVLAEIVAKQDPNRRGHVYTVERIPELAEFAKKNLERTGYIEYVTVIVGDGTKGYPEKAPYDRIIVTAAAPEVPKPLLKQLRVGGKLVIPVGDRFVQRLLSVKRVGEHEYVTKHGIECMFVPLIGEYGWKD; encoded by the coding sequence ATGCGTAGCAGATTCGAGAATGAACGTAGGAGAGTTATTGATTATTTGCGTAGAATAGGAATAATTAGATCTGATAAAGTTTATCGTGCACTACTTAGTGTTCCAAGAGAAGAATTTGTTCCTCCACAGTACAGGGAATATGCTTATATTGATGAACCATTACCTATAGGTTTTGGTCAAACTATTAGCGCTATCCACATGGTTGCAATAATGACTGAAGAACTTGATCCAGAACCTGGCAACATTGTGTTAGAGATTGGCACGGGTTCTGGTTATCAAGCAGCTGTTTTAGCTGAAATTGTCGCTAAACAGGATCCTAATAGAAGAGGACATGTTTACACAGTTGAGAGAATACCTGAACTGGCAGAGTTTGCTAAAAAGAACTTGGAAAGAACAGGCTATATAGAATATGTTACAGTAATAGTTGGAGACGGTACTAAGGGGTATCCAGAGAAAGCTCCTTATGATAGGATAATAGTTACAGCTGCAGCTCCCGAGGTGCCTAAGCCTTTGCTTAAACAATTAAGAGTAGGTGGTAAACTAGTTATTCCTGTTGGAGACAGATTTGTACAGAGATTGTTGAGTGTTAAGCGTGTTGGGGAACATGAATATGTTACTAAACATGGTATTGAATGTATGTTTGTTCCATTGATTGGTGAGTATGGATGGAAAGATTAG
- a CDS encoding DUF371 domain-containing protein, giving the protein MKAYDIIIARGHPNIKATHKTTIEITKENYLTPRGDCIIGVASNKSANDLRPELKNILKQDNTIAVFILYVGELMDYILATGSKNLLIQDEKKLIIRKSTYIEPATIAIRSNKAAKDIDRRIVEKLRDPNTILKIYIVGLTLDEIKPINISIGSIV; this is encoded by the coding sequence TTGAAAGCATATGATATAATAATAGCTCGTGGACACCCCAACATAAAAGCAACACATAAAACAACTATTGAAATAACAAAGGAAAACTATCTAACCCCTAGAGGAGACTGCATAATAGGTGTTGCTAGTAATAAGTCGGCAAATGATCTAAGGCCTGAGCTGAAAAATATTCTAAAACAAGATAATACAATAGCTGTGTTCATACTATATGTCGGCGAATTAATGGATTACATATTAGCTACAGGTTCAAAAAACCTATTAATACAGGATGAGAAGAAACTTATTATTAGGAAAAGCACATATATTGAGCCCGCAACAATAGCTATAAGATCAAATAAAGCCGCAAAAGATATTGATCGTAGAATCGTGGAGAAACTGAGGGATCCAAACACTATTCTGAAAATCTACATAGTAGGATTAACGCTTGACGAGATCAAGCCTATAAATATAAGTATAGGGAGCATAGTCTAA
- a CDS encoding class I SAM-dependent methyltransferase, producing the protein MTKCVKIYKRYANNVLALLKKHGLLNREYKVSHDKEYVYIPIIQGSDDKVHIILKEFEYELIDCLLEKRRKHRDHKYIPSYDLLGDIVVVRENVLENISREQLINTLLDLHPHIKAIYIKEKTINEFRLPKLKLIWGVEVGSVIVKEYGLLFRIMLGKVYYNKRLSEEHRRIATISGDNEKIIDLFSGIGGFPIHIASMHKSFILANDLNPYAFVSIIDNILLNRKKLRGNIAVTKIDAKEFMNFPSLKEYFDRLIANLPHKSIEYMYVYDYLLRKNGILHLYIIGKSLEDVLERIGKYSDKWFLEKATRVLDYAPYTYIYRLDLVKR; encoded by the coding sequence ATGACTAAATGCGTTAAAATATATAAGAGATACGCTAATAACGTATTAGCTTTACTGAAAAAACACGGGCTTCTAAATAGGGAATATAAAGTATCACATGATAAAGAGTATGTATATATACCTATTATTCAAGGATCAGATGATAAAGTACATATTATACTTAAAGAATTCGAGTATGAATTAATTGATTGTTTACTGGAAAAGAGGAGAAAACATAGAGATCACAAATATATCCCATCATATGATCTATTGGGAGACATAGTTGTTGTGAGAGAAAATGTACTGGAAAATATTAGTAGAGAACAACTAATTAATACATTACTTGATCTACATCCACATATTAAAGCTATTTATATTAAGGAGAAAACCATTAATGAGTTCCGTTTACCAAAGCTAAAACTAATTTGGGGAGTAGAAGTAGGATCAGTTATTGTTAAAGAATATGGTTTATTATTCAGGATAATGCTGGGCAAAGTATACTATAATAAACGATTATCAGAAGAACATAGGAGGATTGCTACTATTAGTGGTGATAATGAAAAAATAATAGATTTATTCAGCGGTATAGGAGGATTTCCAATACATATAGCTTCGATGCATAAATCATTTATTTTAGCTAATGATCTTAACCCTTATGCATTTGTATCAATAATTGATAATATATTATTAAATAGAAAAAAACTTAGGGGAAACATAGCTGTTACAAAGATTGATGCTAAAGAGTTTATGAATTTTCCAAGTCTTAAAGAATACTTTGACCGATTAATAGCTAATCTCCCTCATAAAAGCATTGAATATATGTATGTCTACGATTACTTGCTTAGGAAAAACGGGATCTTGCACTTATATATTATTGGGAAAAGCTTGGAAGATGTGTTGGAGAGAATTGGCAAGTATAGTGATAAGTGGTTTTTAGAGAAAGCTACGAGAGTATTAGACTATGCTCCCTATACTTATATTTATAGGCTTGATCTCGTCAAGCGTTAA
- a CDS encoding NAD(+)/NADH kinase, producing the protein MMKEVFRRALIIYRPTPICLDKAKKIIELLREYGLAVNSFWVDDLIKEMKIKTDLIVSIGGDGTLLKISRVFQDTTPLILPIPCGRRTALYEPFDTDDLERILDMVMNGLFTIQTLGRIDVVLDNNRYTALNEVALISIDRGRVIRFKITAKTPAFISEYYLEGDGILIGASPGSAAYNLSTRGPFIDYFLETIFITPLNPMELNISPIIVPSLSKILIETMGIMEIYIDGERTDILGPHRKILVEHSNRDFRIIRVYGKKDFIRDVFEKRRISHP; encoded by the coding sequence ATGATGAAAGAAGTTTTTAGGAGAGCTTTGATAATTTATCGACCAACACCAATCTGCCTAGATAAGGCAAAAAAGATCATCGAGTTATTGAGAGAGTACGGATTAGCAGTTAATTCTTTCTGGGTAGATGACTTGATCAAGGAGATGAAAATCAAGACAGACTTAATAGTAAGTATTGGAGGTGACGGCACATTATTAAAGATCTCGAGAGTATTCCAAGACACAACTCCATTAATACTACCGATACCTTGTGGTAGGAGAACAGCATTATATGAACCATTTGATACAGATGATCTAGAAAGAATTCTTGACATGGTAATGAATGGGTTATTCACTATACAAACACTTGGCAGAATAGATGTTGTATTAGATAATAATAGATATACTGCTTTAAACGAAGTAGCATTGATCTCTATAGATAGAGGTAGGGTTATAAGATTTAAGATAACGGCGAAAACTCCAGCATTTATATCTGAGTATTATTTGGAGGGAGACGGAATCCTCATAGGAGCTTCTCCAGGATCTGCAGCTTATAATTTATCGACGAGAGGGCCATTTATAGATTATTTTCTAGAAACAATATTTATTACACCATTAAACCCTATGGAACTAAATATTTCACCAATCATAGTTCCCTCGTTATCTAAAATACTAATTGAAACAATGGGGATAATGGAAATATATATTGATGGTGAAAGAACCGATATACTGGGGCCGCATAGAAAAATACTTGTTGAGCATAGTAATAGGGATTTTAGAATTATAAGAGTCTATGGGAAAAAAGATTTCATAAGGGATGTATTTGAGAAAAGAAGAATATCGCATCCATAA
- a CDS encoding NOB1 family endonuclease, with product MYLRKEEYRIHNKNNSRKLNIVFDTSAFLAKYHLQLPRYIVKIYTVPRVVDEVRDQENKEALELGIETKMIEVIEPREDFRRKTIIKARKIGEHVSLSKTDIDVAALSLQLKTIHDKVIVFTDDYSLQNLLYHMGIPFKPLRTKGIRKARKYRVYCPVCGYVPADPSEDTCPICGSKLVKKHMK from the coding sequence ATGTATTTGAGAAAAGAAGAATATCGCATCCATAATAAAAATAATAGTAGGAAGCTAAATATAGTGTTTGACACCTCTGCATTTCTAGCAAAATACCATTTACAATTACCAAGATACATTGTTAAAATATATACTGTTCCAAGAGTAGTTGATGAGGTAAGGGATCAGGAAAATAAGGAAGCTCTCGAACTAGGTATTGAGACTAAAATGATTGAAGTAATTGAGCCAAGAGAGGATTTTAGAAGAAAAACCATAATTAAAGCTAGGAAAATAGGAGAACATGTATCCTTATCTAAAACAGATATCGATGTAGCAGCACTTTCTCTACAATTAAAAACAATACATGATAAGGTAATTGTTTTCACAGATGATTACTCTCTTCAAAACCTCTTATACCATATGGGGATTCCATTTAAACCTTTGAGAACGAAGGGTATTAGAAAAGCTAGAAAATACCGAGTATACTGTCCCGTTTGTGGATACGTTCCAGCAGACCCCTCAGAAGATACATGCCCAATATGTGGTTCTAAACTTGTTAAGAAACATATGAAATAA
- a CDS encoding RsmB/NOP family class I SAM-dependent RNA methyltransferase: MSKNIDYGLIASLRKVYGSLTYSLLDKILLPPKRLYLRVNTMLITREELVERLKKRGINVKEDPYVEEAVFIELEGPNKIPVYDKKIIVDKYAAESIMIGANLYRPGIVRFDRFKENEYVNIQATNGRIIAVVRTLVSSDKLKYMKKGIVGENIVSIYKAPPIRDLEEYDLGLFYPQSLPAMMVSRILDPQPGELIFDMNAAPGGKTSHLVQLSQGRSRIIAFERNVKKALKVYSTLKRLRLLRNVIILPMDSRYVHLDLNVSEKVDKILIDPPCTGLGVRPKIDIDIRGEDIVVLSKYQRQFLNSASTILTRKGIIVYSTCTLTWEENEENIIYAVRKLGLETIDLGKIPYADKIYYRDIVAYRFSPLGYDMPGFFVAVLRRK, encoded by the coding sequence ATGAGCAAGAATATTGATTATGGCCTAATTGCTTCTTTGAGAAAAGTTTATGGAAGCTTAACTTATTCTCTATTAGACAAAATATTATTGCCTCCTAAACGGCTCTACTTACGTGTAAATACTATGCTTATCACTCGAGAAGAACTAGTTGAACGATTGAAAAAGCGTGGTATTAATGTAAAGGAGGATCCCTATGTTGAAGAAGCAGTATTCATTGAATTAGAAGGGCCTAATAAGATACCTGTTTATGACAAAAAAATCATTGTCGATAAATATGCTGCTGAATCCATAATGATTGGTGCAAATCTTTATAGACCAGGCATAGTAAGATTTGATCGCTTTAAAGAGAATGAGTATGTTAATATTCAAGCTACTAATGGAAGAATAATAGCCGTTGTTAGAACGCTTGTTTCATCGGATAAGCTGAAATATATGAAGAAAGGAATTGTCGGCGAAAACATTGTATCAATTTATAAAGCTCCTCCAATCCGTGATCTAGAGGAATATGATCTAGGATTATTTTATCCTCAAAGTCTTCCAGCTATGATGGTTTCAAGAATACTTGATCCCCAGCCTGGCGAGCTAATATTTGATATGAATGCTGCTCCAGGCGGTAAAACCAGTCATCTAGTACAATTATCTCAAGGTAGGAGCAGAATTATAGCGTTTGAGAGAAATGTGAAGAAGGCATTAAAAGTATATTCTACCCTGAAAAGACTCCGTCTTCTACGGAACGTTATTATTTTGCCTATGGATTCCAGATATGTTCACTTAGATCTAAACGTCTCGGAGAAGGTTGATAAGATATTAATTGATCCTCCATGTACAGGTTTAGGTGTTAGACCTAAAATAGACATTGATATTAGAGGCGAGGATATAGTGGTTCTTAGTAAGTATCAGCGACAATTTCTCAATTCAGCATCAACTATTCTTACTAGAAAAGGCATTATTGTTTATTCCACATGCACGCTAACATGGGAGGAGAACGAAGAAAACATTATATATGCAGTGAGGAAGCTGGGGCTGGAAACAATTGATTTAGGAAAGATCCCCTATGCTGATAAAATCTATTATAGAGACATTGTAGCTTATAGGTTTTCACCGCTAGGCTATGATATGCCTGGATTCTTTGTAGCTGTTCTAAGAAGAAAATAG
- a CDS encoding class I SAM-dependent methyltransferase, translating to MEMNSSYRVFDKYYWKYENWYLRNYNIMKAERDCIKSIGLYGKILDVGVGTGILTYGLSKSMVGVDPSEKMLLYASRRGFLTINSFGEDLPFIDNYFDSVIVVVTICFVNDPLKMLSEINRVLKKNGTLVTCVVPKESSWGIYYRWLKNSGKSLFYKYARFYTIQELYYMLSITGFIVKDTCSTLLYPPSTPPTYEVPVKSLVPDSGFVCIRAEKK from the coding sequence ATGGAAATGAATAGTTCGTATAGAGTTTTCGATAAATATTACTGGAAATATGAGAACTGGTATCTTAGAAACTATAATATTATGAAGGCTGAAAGAGACTGTATTAAATCAATTGGTTTATATGGTAAGATTTTAGACGTAGGTGTTGGTACAGGTATTTTAACGTATGGATTATCTAAGTCTATGGTAGGTGTTGATCCTTCTGAGAAAATGTTGTTGTATGCTAGTAGAAGAGGGTTTTTGACTATTAACTCGTTTGGGGAGGATCTCCCATTTATTGATAATTATTTCGACTCCGTCATAGTGGTTGTCACGATATGTTTTGTAAATGATCCATTGAAGATGTTGTCTGAGATCAATAGGGTTTTAAAGAAGAATGGTACTTTGGTGACGTGTGTTGTCCCTAAAGAGAGTAGTTGGGGAATTTATTATAGGTGGTTAAAGAATAGTGGTAAGAGCTTATTCTATAAATATGCTAGATTCTATACTATTCAAGAACTATACTATATGTTGTCAATTACGGGATTCATAGTTAAAGATACTTGTTCAACACTATTATATCCTCCCAGCACTCCTCCAACATATGAGGTACCTGTTAAATCTCTGGTTCCTGATTCAGGCTTTGTTTGTATTAGAGCTGAGAAAAAATGA
- a CDS encoding DUF2283 domain-containing protein, whose translation MSGEEKVKEYKISDLDKIWMEYDRQNDILYINFGYDIEDADEEFLSGDGDIVVRIKNRRVVSIMIMNFSDKANIIVY comes from the coding sequence ATGAGCGGTGAGGAAAAGGTAAAGGAGTATAAAATAAGTGATCTAGATAAGATCTGGATGGAATATGATAGACAAAATGATATCTTGTACATTAACTTCGGATACGATATCGAAGATGCAGATGAAGAATTCCTCAGCGGAGACGGCGACATAGTGGTAAGAATAAAGAATAGAAGAGTAGTCTCAATAATGATAATGAATTTCAGCGATAAAGCAAACATTATCGTGTATTAA
- a CDS encoding NifB/NifX family molybdenum-iron cluster-binding protein: MGNNIVMITINNDGYVTSLDRASKIAVYDADKHVVIEELNNLYKDGFWILEEVFDKYDPAIIITGEISEELAYDIEENGVKVYVVKPRRIDDLIRELFL; encoded by the coding sequence ATGGGTAATAATATAGTTATGATAACAATTAATAATGATGGATATGTGACTTCACTGGATAGAGCCTCTAAAATAGCCGTTTATGATGCTGACAAGCACGTTGTCATAGAGGAATTGAATAATCTATACAAAGATGGTTTCTGGATTCTTGAGGAAGTGTTTGATAAATATGATCCAGCAATTATTATAACTGGCGAAATAAGCGAAGAACTTGCATATGATATTGAGGAGAATGGTGTGAAAGTATATGTTGTTAAGCCACGCAGAATAGATGATTTAATACGTGAATTATTCCTTTAA
- a CDS encoding N-glycosylase/DNA lyase: MYKVDVKRAEFIGSLISKIRDFIDLLEKNDPQYHAVSELVRHYGKELTSIIVVANALISYQLSSRGEEYWSALSKWFIDRREKIKDINNIIENHIMFLKITNYNRMGLKHKIKRLQVFYNSSLAKNLVNSPLKFCNQLDKLVYMISKILKTDPTAKTVVFAGKMYYYFCLTCKAEISGEIPIPVDRRNSFLAITSCIVGCKNNTSTCVKELMTPKNREIVIEAWKIVSEKANIPLYKLDSFTWLLTGMIRQLKEPIKIYRTICSKYNYCREELREILKELIHCRGKY, encoded by the coding sequence ATGTATAAAGTAGATGTTAAGCGAGCTGAGTTCATAGGCTCTTTAATAAGTAAGATTAGAGATTTCATAGATTTATTAGAGAAAAATGATCCACAATACCATGCTGTATCAGAGCTTGTGAGACATTATGGAAAAGAACTAACCTCAATAATAGTGGTTGCAAATGCTCTCATAAGTTATCAATTATCTAGTCGAGGAGAAGAATACTGGTCTGCATTGTCAAAATGGTTTATTGATAGAAGAGAAAAAATCAAAGACATAAATAATATTATAGAGAACCACATAATGTTCTTGAAAATCACAAACTATAATAGAATGGGTCTAAAACACAAGATCAAAAGATTACAAGTATTCTACAATAGTAGCTTAGCAAAAAACCTAGTGAACTCTCCACTAAAATTCTGTAACCAACTAGATAAATTAGTATATATGATCAGTAAAATCCTAAAAACCGATCCCACAGCGAAAACCGTGGTTTTTGCGGGAAAAATGTATTATTACTTTTGCTTAACATGTAAGGCTGAGATAAGCGGTGAAATACCCATACCGGTGGATCGTAGAAATTCATTTCTTGCAATAACCAGTTGTATAGTGGGATGCAAGAACAATACATCCACATGTGTAAAAGAGCTTATGACCCCTAAAAACAGAGAAATAGTTATAGAGGCTTGGAAAATAGTATCTGAAAAAGCAAACATACCTCTATATAAACTTGATTCCTTTACATGGTTATTAACAGGTATGATTAGACAACTAAAAGAACCTATTAAGATCTATAGAACAATTTGTAGTAAATATAATTATTGTAGAGAAGAACTTCGGGAGATATTGAAAGAGCTTATACATTGTAGAGGTAAATATTGA